Proteins found in one Candidatus Bathyarchaeota archaeon genomic segment:
- a CDS encoding DUF1667 domain-containing protein, whose product MRRIEVTCILCPVGCRLTVTEEDGEWKVEGYGCRRGLAYGLKEAQNPSRVLITVIPVDDGELPVVPVKTSKPIPKNFLLKASKALAGLRVKAPVRLGQVIARNLLDLDVNIVATRSIKARRDRVEAGGQKIE is encoded by the coding sequence TTGAGAAGGATCGAGGTTACCTGCATCCTATGCCCGGTCGGGTGCAGGCTGACCGTGACGGAAGAGGATGGGGAATGGAAGGTCGAGGGATACGGCTGTAGGAGGGGTTTAGCCTACGGGCTCAAGGAGGCTCAGAACCCATCCAGGGTCCTGATAACGGTCATACCGGTCGATGACGGAGAGCTCCCGGTGGTACCCGTTAAAACGAGCAAACCCATACCGAAAAACTTCCTTCTGAAAGCCTCAAAAGCCCTAGCAGGGCTCAGGGTTAAAGCCCCGGTCAGGCTCGGCCAAGTCATAGCCCGAAACCTCCTAGACCTGGACGTGAACATAGTCGCCACCCGGTCTATAAAGGCAAGAAGAGACCGTGTGGAAGCCGGCGGTCAAAAAATAGAGTAA